One stretch of Zingiber officinale cultivar Zhangliang chromosome 6B, Zo_v1.1, whole genome shotgun sequence DNA includes these proteins:
- the LOC121990742 gene encoding RNA-binding motif protein, X chromosome-like: protein MEPGDDFWREFQPADERRSDLPPPMPAPLQQWQPRPVVAPRLTVAPPPPPPSPAGRPRMGQISGGYPTGTTLFVGDLHWWTTDAEIEAELCKYGQVKEVKYFHDWRSGKSQGFCQADFYDPIAAAACEEGMNGHIFDGRPCVVALVSPHLFPRARQMNENRQTTGAPQNGRGGGRPPVGNNCGGGGRMGNRRPVHVPPPPVLHPGAMLCQGFNFNPMDYGAAAMGGMAAGFRGSPAWAPGGAPFPGMMLPFPPTVAPNFSPAFFGRWPAHAGGGRGGQAQSSYGETSHGKSRMAERDRHGGSGQNSPERKHGDERERVSGRQQEMNWERDRERQRERNRDRDREKEQKRRRSRSREVEYSKRRRRSSRSSSRPALD, encoded by the coding sequence ATGGAACCCGGCGACGACTTCTGGAGGGAGTTCCAACCCGCGGACGAGAGGCGAAGCGATCTCCCACCGCCGATGCCGGCTCCTCTGCAGCAGTGGCAGCCGCGGCCTGTGGTTGCGCCAAGACTGACAGTTGCCCCACCTCCACCACCGCCTTCTCCGGCTGGTAGACCTCGGATGGGTCAGATTTCTGGTGGATATCCTACCGGAACTACTCTTTTTGTAGGAGATCTCCATTGGTGGACAACCGATGCGGAGATTGAGGCTGAGCTCTGCAAGTATGGGCAGGTAAAAGAAGTGAAATATTTTCACGATTGGAGGTCTGGCAAATCACAAGGGTTCTGCCAGGCCGACTTCTATGATCCAATTGCCGCAGCTGCCTGCGAGGAGGGTATGAACGGGCATATCTTCGACGGAAGGCCTTGCGTCGTCGCTCTAGTTTCACCGCACCTTTTTCCGAGAGCGCGCCAGATGAACGAGAATCGGCAGACAACAGGCGCACCTCAGAACGGTAGAGGAGGCGGCAGGCCTCCAGTCGGCAACAATTGTGGAGGCGGTGGTAGAATGGGGAACCGCCGGCCGGTGCATGTCCCACCTCCACCAGTTTTGCATCCCGGAGCTATGCTTTGTCAGGGATTCAATTTCAATCCCATGGATTATGGAGCGGCGGCAATGGGAGGAATGGCGGCTGGTTTTAGAGGCTCCCCTGCATGGGCGCCTGGCGGCGCTCCTTTTCCTGGAATGATGCTTCCATTTCCTCCTACCGTGGCACCTAATTTCAGTCCAGCTTTCTTTGGACGGTGGCCGGCACATGCTGGCGGTGGCAGGGGAGGTCAAGCGCAATCGAGCTATGGAGAAACAAGCCACGGGAAGAGTAGGATGGCCGAAAGAGATCGTCATGGTGGTTCCGGGCAAAATTCGCCTGAGAGAAAACATGGTGACGAAAGGGAAAGAGTTTCAGGGAGACAACAGGAGATGAATTGGGAGAGGGATAGAGAACGACAAAGAGAAAGGAATAGAGATAGAGATAGGGAAAAAGAACAGAAAAGGCGTCGCAGCAGGTCGCGGGAGGTTGAATATTCAAAAAGGCGCCGGCGGTCATCTCGATCATCATCTAGGCCTGCACTGGACTGA